The following are encoded together in the Mammaliicoccus vitulinus genome:
- the mltG gene encoding endolytic transglycosylase MltG translates to MGKNSIYKDARLLSKYISITIIGILFLLFLLITIVGLIFVGINIKPVNADSNEQVIVEVNPNTTTEMLSHQLADKKIIRNVTIFKYYLKLNNISSFQAGEYKFSPSMSPREIAKSLESGKVYLKTAIQFDVKEGSNLELIAGIIEENTSISREAFLKKMRDLDYIKKFQKKYPDMLTDEVLNKNLRYPLEGYFAPSTYQFSKSDVSIDDITNEMLKETYNSTYKIYKDNGGFKFTSNYEEKKITFHEYLTLTSMVELEMKKMTDKSRYVSMLINRIENNPQIALNSDATVRYATKKEPNESISEEDYKDNSKYNTYVNKGLPSGPISNVSDETARTTINPPKTEYYYYTKSKSGKILFAETLKEQEKNREK, encoded by the coding sequence ATGGGAAAAAATAGTATATATAAAGATGCTAGATTATTATCGAAGTATATTAGTATAACGATAATCGGTATCCTCTTTTTATTATTTTTATTAATAACTATAGTCGGCTTAATTTTTGTGGGAATTAATATAAAGCCAGTAAATGCTGATAGTAATGAACAAGTCATTGTTGAAGTTAATCCAAATACAACAACTGAAATGTTAAGTCATCAATTAGCAGATAAAAAAATTATTAGAAACGTCACTATTTTCAAATATTATTTAAAATTGAATAATATTTCTAGCTTCCAAGCAGGGGAATATAAATTTTCACCTTCAATGTCACCTAGAGAAATAGCTAAAAGTTTAGAAAGTGGGAAAGTATATTTAAAAACTGCCATCCAATTTGATGTTAAGGAAGGTTCTAACTTAGAGCTTATTGCAGGCATAATTGAAGAAAATACTTCTATTAGTCGTGAAGCATTTTTGAAAAAAATGCGAGATCTAGATTATATTAAAAAATTTCAAAAAAAATATCCCGACATGTTAACAGATGAAGTGTTAAATAAGAACTTGCGCTATCCTTTAGAAGGATACTTTGCGCCTTCTACTTATCAATTTTCAAAAAGTGATGTATCAATTGATGATATTACGAATGAAATGCTAAAAGAAACTTACAATAGTACATATAAAATTTATAAAGATAATGGCGGATTTAAATTTACGTCAAATTATGAAGAAAAGAAAATTACTTTTCACGAGTATTTAACATTAACATCCATGGTTGAGTTGGAAATGAAGAAAATGACAGATAAATCAAGATATGTTTCTATGCTTATAAATAGAATCGAAAATAATCCGCAAATTGCTTTGAATTCCGATGCAACTGTACGCTATGCAACTAAGAAAGAGCCAAATGAGTCTATTTCAGAAGAAGACTACAAAGATAATTCTAAATATAATACTTATGTAAATAAAGGTTTACCAAGTGGACCGATAAGTAATGTTTCTGACGAAACGGCAAGAACGACAATTAATCCACCTAAGACAGAGTATTATTATTATACAAAATCGAAAAGTGGTAAAATTTTATTTGCTGAAACATTAAAAGAGCAAGAAAAAAATAGAGAAAAATAG
- the pxpB gene encoding 5-oxoprolinase subunit PxpB — translation MNIRQISETHFMIYEQNEINPEVRDKISNIVSHIESYKHPAILSVTSSYTSIMVAFDATTYTYEKLIKELNLQNINFESDSGKKSKKVITLPVVYGEQYGPDLNIVAEHSQLTKEEVIKLHSDENYLIYAIGFLPGFPFLGGLNKQLYTPRKETPRSKIKSGSVGIANNQTGLYPKESPGGWQIIGRTPVDVFNLERNPMILYEAGDYISFKAIEEQEFQEIEREIESGKFDYSRLVGELN, via the coding sequence TTGAATATTCGTCAAATTAGCGAAACTCATTTTATGATTTACGAACAAAATGAAATTAATCCTGAAGTTAGGGATAAAATTTCAAACATAGTATCACATATTGAGTCATACAAGCATCCTGCCATATTAAGTGTAACATCTTCATATACATCCATTATGGTGGCGTTTGATGCTACAACGTATACATATGAAAAGTTAATTAAAGAATTGAATCTTCAAAACATTAATTTTGAGTCCGACAGTGGCAAGAAATCTAAAAAAGTGATTACATTACCTGTTGTCTATGGAGAACAATATGGGCCAGATTTAAACATTGTGGCGGAACATTCACAATTAACAAAAGAAGAAGTGATTAAATTGCACTCGGACGAGAATTACTTGATTTATGCAATTGGATTTTTACCAGGATTTCCATTTTTAGGGGGATTAAATAAACAGTTATATACACCGAGAAAAGAAACGCCTAGAAGCAAAATCAAATCAGGATCTGTTGGTATAGCTAATAATCAAACAGGGTTATATCCGAAAGAATCACCTGGAGGATGGCAAATTATTGGTCGTACACCTGTTGATGTATTCAACCTAGAGAGAAACCCAATGATTTTATACGAAGCAGGAGATTACATATCTTTCAAAGCGATTGAAGAACAAGAATTTCAAGAAATTGAGCGAGAAATCGAAAGTGGAAAGTTTGATTACAGTAGATTAGTAGGTGAATTAAATTGA
- a CDS encoding peptidase U32 family protein, translated as MTELLVTPKSVQHIEKLIELGADAFVIGEEKFGLRLAGEFKEPELREAIKLIHKHGKKAYIAVNGIFHNEHIDDLEAYIDLLHELKADRIIFGDPAVVMAMKHRENPIPLNWSAETIVTNHFQCNYWGDRGSQRAVLARELSIEEVLEIKEKSNVEIEVQVHGMTCMFQSKRKLLGNYFMYQDKVMKIENRKENDNMLLYDEERSNKYPIYEDGNGTHIMSPNDICLIEDLEELLEAQIDSFKIDGVLQTEEYINIATEQYRQAIDLFNEDPELYEDEKFMLLEPIEEVQKDYRPMDQGFLFKQTVY; from the coding sequence ATGACAGAATTATTAGTGACGCCTAAATCCGTTCAACATATTGAGAAACTAATAGAATTAGGTGCTGATGCGTTTGTCATAGGTGAAGAGAAATTTGGTTTGAGACTTGCAGGCGAATTTAAAGAACCTGAACTTCGCGAAGCAATTAAACTAATTCATAAACATGGCAAAAAAGCATATATAGCTGTAAATGGTATTTTTCATAATGAGCATATTGATGATTTAGAAGCTTATATCGATTTATTACATGAGTTGAAAGCAGATAGAATTATATTCGGTGATCCAGCCGTTGTCATGGCTATGAAACATCGTGAAAATCCTATCCCGTTAAATTGGAGTGCCGAAACGATTGTAACAAATCATTTTCAATGTAATTACTGGGGAGATAGAGGATCTCAGAGAGCCGTGCTTGCACGTGAATTAAGCATTGAAGAAGTGCTGGAGATTAAAGAAAAAAGTAATGTTGAAATTGAAGTACAAGTACATGGAATGACCTGCATGTTCCAATCAAAAAGGAAATTGCTTGGTAATTATTTTATGTATCAAGATAAAGTTATGAAGATTGAAAACAGAAAAGAAAATGACAATATGCTTCTGTATGACGAAGAGCGTAGCAATAAATATCCGATTTATGAAGATGGTAATGGTACGCATATTATGAGTCCGAACGATATTTGTTTGATCGAAGACTTAGAAGAATTATTAGAAGCTCAAATAGACTCATTTAAAATTGATGGTGTTCTTCAAACAGAGGAATATATTAATATTGCGACTGAGCAATACAGACAAGCTATTGATTTATTTAACGAAGACCCAGAATTATACGAAGATGAAAAGTTTATGTTACTTGAACCAATCGAAGAAGTTCAAAAAGATTATCGTCCTATGGATCAAGGATTCTTGTTTAAACAAACAGTTTATTAA
- a CDS encoding biotin-dependent carboxyltransferase family protein: MKCIKPGLFTTVQDLGRTKYEKDGFSVAGVMNQYFYNIANALVDNEGASVLEITMNGPVLQFNASNIFAFVALDAEIFLDDQQIPVNTAIYVEKGQVLNIKSITAGARGYLAFHKPLNILPVLESASTHTRSGIGGYKGRTLKRNDVFYFKDKPVNYDIIGNTFNLNNVHEPNTIPIIEGLQFEQFELESKQLLVSQTYSISDMSDRMGYRLNGEKSLVHIDSADIISEPIAPGSVQVPNNGQPIILLNDRQTIGGYTKIATVSFVGREKLAQLKAQDRLQFKWITVEEATKEYKAYIKQMRQDIETIKLKKYKDLSIVRPKSKKIAKLIKGE; encoded by the coding sequence TTGAAATGTATAAAGCCAGGTTTGTTTACAACCGTTCAAGATTTAGGTAGAACAAAATATGAAAAAGATGGTTTTTCTGTAGCAGGCGTTATGAATCAATATTTCTACAACATTGCAAACGCACTAGTTGATAATGAGGGCGCATCAGTATTAGAAATCACGATGAATGGTCCTGTTCTTCAATTTAATGCTTCAAATATTTTTGCTTTTGTAGCGCTAGATGCTGAAATATTTTTAGATGATCAACAAATTCCAGTGAATACTGCGATATATGTTGAGAAGGGACAAGTGCTCAATATAAAAAGTATTACAGCTGGAGCGAGAGGCTACTTAGCATTTCATAAACCATTAAATATTTTACCTGTTTTAGAAAGCGCTTCCACACATACGAGAAGTGGTATAGGTGGATATAAAGGAAGAACATTAAAACGAAATGATGTGTTTTATTTCAAGGATAAACCCGTTAACTATGACATTATAGGTAACACATTTAACTTAAACAATGTTCATGAACCTAATACGATACCCATTATTGAAGGTCTTCAATTCGAACAATTCGAACTAGAGTCCAAGCAGTTATTAGTGAGTCAAACGTATAGCATCTCTGACATGTCAGATCGCATGGGCTATCGATTAAATGGGGAAAAATCTTTAGTTCATATAGATAGTGCTGATATCATTTCAGAACCAATTGCACCAGGAAGTGTACAAGTACCTAATAATGGCCAACCCATTATTTTGTTGAATGATCGCCAAACTATCGGTGGATATACTAAAATTGCCACTGTAAGTTTTGTAGGACGAGAAAAACTAGCACAATTAAAAGCTCAAGATCGTTTGCAATTTAAATGGATTACAGTGGAAGAAGCAACGAAAGAATATAAGGCGTATATCAAACAAATGAGACAAGATATTGAAACAATCAAATTGAAGAAATATAAAGACTTAAGCATTGTTAGACCGAAATCTAAGAAAATAGCAAAACTTATAAAAGGGGAATAA
- the greA gene encoding transcription elongation factor GreA — protein sequence METQKEFPMTQEGFNKLEKELEELKTVKRPEVVEKIKVARSFGDLSENSEYDAAKDEQGFIEQEIQKIENMIRHAQIIEDNGSKNDIQIGRTVTFTEIPGNDEESYKIVGSAEADPFEGKISNESPIAKALIGKKVNDEVNVPLPNGNEMKVKIVKID from the coding sequence ATGGAAACACAAAAAGAATTTCCTATGACACAGGAAGGTTTCAACAAATTAGAAAAAGAATTAGAAGAATTAAAAACTGTAAAACGACCAGAAGTCGTGGAAAAAATAAAAGTAGCGCGTAGTTTTGGAGATTTATCTGAGAACTCTGAGTATGATGCTGCTAAAGACGAACAAGGATTTATCGAACAAGAAATTCAAAAAATCGAAAATATGATTCGTCATGCTCAAATTATTGAAGACAATGGATCTAAAAATGATATCCAAATTGGAAGAACTGTAACATTTACTGAAATTCCAGGTAATGATGAAGAAAGCTATAAAATTGTAGGTTCAGCAGAAGCAGATCCTTTTGAAGGAAAAATTTCTAACGAATCTCCAATTGCTAAAGCGCTAATTGGTAAAAAAGTAAATGACGAAGTTAACGTGCCATTACCAAATGGTAATGAAATGAAAGTCAAAATTGTAAAAATAGATTAA
- a CDS encoding peptidase U32 family protein — protein MKVLEPIGASRHTKIKKPELLAPAGNLEKLKIAVHYGADAVFLGGQEYGLRSNADNFTMEEIKEGVEFAAKYGAKIYVTTNIFAHDENIPGLEDYLRNLNDTGAHGIIVADPLIIETCKRVAPSLEIHLSTQQSLSNYRAVQYWKEEGLQRVVLARETSAEEMREMKEKVDIEIETFIHGAMCIAYSGRCTLSNHMTARDSNRGGCCQSCRWDYDLISVEKDGELEPYFDDKDTTPFAMSPKDLKLIESIPTMMDIGIDSLKIEGRMKSIHYIATVVSVYRKVIDRYAEDPENFKIDPRWLIELDKCANRDTAPAFFEGVPHYEEQMFGQQSNKKTPFDFCGLVLDYDAESQIATIQQRNYFKPGQEIEFFGPEIENFTQVIDKIYDENGEELDAARHPLQILQIKVDRPIYPKNMMRKGIV, from the coding sequence ATGAAGGTTTTAGAACCTATAGGAGCTAGTCGTCACACTAAGATTAAGAAACCTGAATTACTAGCACCAGCAGGCAATTTAGAAAAACTGAAAATTGCTGTCCATTACGGGGCAGACGCAGTATTTTTAGGTGGTCAAGAATATGGATTAAGGTCTAACGCCGATAATTTTACTATGGAAGAAATTAAAGAAGGCGTTGAGTTTGCTGCTAAATATGGTGCAAAGATTTACGTCACAACTAATATTTTTGCACATGACGAAAACATTCCAGGTTTGGAAGACTATTTAAGAAATTTAAATGATACTGGCGCACATGGCATCATTGTTGCAGATCCGCTTATTATTGAAACATGTAAACGCGTTGCGCCAAGTTTAGAAATTCATTTAAGTACTCAACAATCATTGTCTAACTACCGCGCTGTACAATATTGGAAAGAAGAAGGCCTCCAACGTGTCGTACTTGCCCGAGAAACAAGTGCTGAAGAAATGCGTGAAATGAAAGAAAAAGTTGATATAGAAATAGAAACATTTATACATGGTGCGATGTGTATTGCATACTCTGGCAGATGTACGTTAAGCAATCACATGACGGCAAGAGACTCTAACAGAGGGGGATGTTGTCAAAGTTGTCGTTGGGATTATGATTTAATTTCAGTGGAAAAAGACGGTGAATTAGAGCCATATTTCGATGATAAAGACACCACGCCATTTGCAATGAGTCCAAAAGACTTGAAATTAATTGAATCTATACCTACAATGATGGACATTGGTATTGATTCATTAAAGATTGAAGGTCGCATGAAATCTATTCATTATATTGCGACAGTCGTATCAGTATATCGTAAAGTCATTGACCGTTATGCTGAAGACCCTGAGAACTTTAAAATTGATCCTAGATGGTTAATTGAATTGGATAAATGTGCTAATAGAGACACTGCACCTGCATTTTTTGAAGGTGTTCCGCATTATGAAGAACAAATGTTTGGACAACAATCAAATAAAAAAACACCTTTTGATTTTTGTGGATTAGTGTTAGACTATGACGCAGAATCTCAAATAGCTACCATTCAACAAAGAAATTATTTTAAACCTGGACAAGAAATTGAATTTTTCGGTCCAGAAATTGAAAATTTCACACAAGTCATCGATAAAATTTATGATGAAAACGGTGAGGAATTAGACGCAGCAAGACATCCACTTCAAATTTTACAAATAAAAGTGGATCGTCCGATTTATCCAAAAAACATGATGAGAAAGGGAATCGTTTGA
- a CDS encoding DUF1292 domain-containing protein: MTEHNHEEHLDINNEEELLTLIDEDNNEVLYRKVLEFYHPEFKKEYIILAEEGTENEEEVELIPMINEANDDGEGGKLLPVETDEEWEMIEEIVNTEMDDV, encoded by the coding sequence ATGACTGAACATAATCATGAAGAACATTTAGATATCAACAACGAGGAAGAATTATTAACGTTAATCGATGAAGATAATAACGAAGTTTTATACCGTAAAGTTTTAGAATTTTATCATCCTGAATTCAAGAAAGAATACATCATTCTAGCTGAAGAAGGAACTGAGAACGAAGAAGAAGTTGAATTAATTCCTATGATTAATGAAGCTAACGATGATGGTGAAGGTGGTAAATTATTACCAGTTGAAACTGACGAAGAGTGGGAAATGATAGAAGAAATCGTTAATACTGAAATGGATGACGTTTAA
- the udk gene encoding uridine kinase, with amino-acid sequence MGKTTIIGIAGGSGSGKTSVTSEIMKNLDGYSVALIEQDYYYKDQSHMSFEDRLKTNYDHPFAFDNERLKHDLKNLKEGQAIEVPTYDYSNHTRSDKTIRFEPKDVVILEGIFALENESLRDLMDVKIYVDTDADLRILRRLARDIKDRGRTMESVIDQYLSVVRPMHIQFIEPTKKYADIIIPEGGSNKVAIDIMTTKIQSLVKNI; translated from the coding sequence ATGGGAAAGACTACAATCATAGGTATTGCAGGGGGTTCTGGTTCAGGAAAGACTTCTGTAACATCCGAAATAATGAAAAATTTAGATGGATATAGTGTTGCATTAATTGAGCAAGATTACTATTATAAAGATCAATCACATATGTCGTTTGAAGATAGACTTAAGACAAACTATGATCATCCATTTGCTTTCGATAATGAAAGATTAAAGCATGACTTAAAGAATCTAAAAGAAGGACAAGCAATTGAAGTACCAACGTATGATTATTCTAATCATACAAGAAGTGATAAAACGATTAGATTCGAACCTAAAGATGTTGTTATACTAGAAGGTATTTTCGCTTTAGAGAACGAAAGTTTAAGAGATTTAATGGATGTTAAGATTTATGTTGATACTGATGCTGATTTAAGAATATTACGTCGTTTAGCAAGAGATATAAAAGATAGAGGACGTACTATGGAATCAGTAATTGATCAATACCTATCAGTTGTAAGACCGATGCATATCCAATTTATAGAACCAACGAAAAAGTATGCGGATATCATCATCCCTGAAGGTGGTAGCAATAAGGTAGCGATTGATATCATGACAACGAAGATCCAATCACTCGTTAAAAATATTTAA
- a CDS encoding O-methyltransferase, whose protein sequence is MDKDIEYIEQLLFQNSSQIDELRSYATEHNVPIMDKISTEFVKQIIRIKDVKNILEIGTAIGYSAMHFASCNPNLKVWTIERSEEMYEQALSNIKHYQFDNQIDVIFSDALEAYDLLPPNETFDMIFIDAAKAQSQKFFELYEPLLNNEGIIITDNILYHGFVSDIDIVRNRNVKQMVKKVQNYNQWLMNHSDYTTTLINIGDGMAISKKEHTK, encoded by the coding sequence ATGGACAAAGATATAGAATATATCGAACAATTACTTTTTCAAAATTCATCTCAAATAGATGAATTAAGATCATATGCTACTGAGCATAATGTTCCAATAATGGATAAAATATCAACAGAATTTGTTAAACAAATCATTAGAATTAAAGATGTGAAAAATATTCTTGAAATTGGAACGGCGATTGGATACAGTGCTATGCATTTTGCTTCATGCAATCCTAACTTGAAAGTTTGGACTATTGAAAGAAGCGAGGAAATGTATGAACAAGCATTATCAAATATTAAACATTATCAATTTGATAATCAAATTGATGTGATATTTTCTGATGCTTTAGAAGCTTATGATTTATTGCCACCTAACGAAACGTTTGACATGATTTTTATTGATGCCGCTAAAGCCCAGTCACAAAAGTTCTTTGAACTGTATGAACCATTGCTTAATAATGAGGGTATTATCATTACTGATAATATTTTATATCATGGTTTTGTAAGTGACATAGATATTGTGAGAAATAGAAATGTTAAACAAATGGTTAAGAAAGTTCAAAACTATAATCAATGGCTTATGAATCATTCTGACTATACCACTACATTGATTAACATTGGCGATGGCATGGCTATTTCTAAAAAGGAGCATACAAAATGA